In one window of Tenrec ecaudatus isolate mTenEca1 chromosome 3, mTenEca1.hap1, whole genome shotgun sequence DNA:
- the LOC142442856 gene encoding sulfotransferase 1 family member D1-like — MENPSILRRELVDIHGVPLFWCIVEEWSQVESFEARPDDILIATYPKSGTTWISEILDLIYNNGDLEKCKRDAIYNRVPFMELIVPGQINGVKQLENIESPRLVKTHLPVQLLPSSFWKNNCKIIYVARNAKDVAVSYYYFYQMAKLHPEPGTWEEFLDKFMAGKVCFGSWYEHVKNWWEKRKDYRILYLFYEDMKEDPKGNIHKLLKFLDKDLPEETVDKILYHTSFNVMKQNPSANYTTMGHYNMDHSVSPFMRKGISGDWKNKFTVSQCEMFEEDYERKMKGSTLKFRSEI; from the exons ATGGAGAATCCCAGCATCTTAAGGAGGGAGTTAGTAGACATTCACggtgtccccttgttctggtgCATTGTTGAAGAGTGGTCCCAGGTGGAGTCATTTGAGGCCCGGCCAGATGACATTCTGATTGCCACCTACCCCAAATCTG gAACAACCTGGATCTCTGAAATATTGGATTTGATCTATAACAATGGAGATTTAGAGAAATGTAAACGTGATGCAATATACAACCGGGTGCCATTCATGGAACTGATCGTTCCTGGCCAAATAAATG GCGTTAAACAGCTGGAAAACATAGAGTCTCCTCGATTAGTAAAAACGCATCTGCCTGTTCAACTTCTGCCTTCTTCATTCTGGAAGAACAACTGCAAG ATCATCTATGTGGCACGAAATGCCAAAGATGTGGCCGTCTCTTACTATTATTTTTACCAAATGGCAAAATTGCACCCAGAGCCCGGTACCTGGGAAGAGTTCCTGGACAAGTTCATGGCTGGGAAAG TGTGCTTTGGTTCCTGGTATGAGCATGTGAAGAAttggtgggagaagaggaaagattATCGCATCTTGTACCTATTTTATGAAGACatgaaagaa GACCCAAAGGGCAACATTCATAAGTTGCTGAAGTTCCTGGACAAAGACTTGCCAGAAGAAACGGTGGATAAAATCCTCTATCACACCTCATTCAATGTGATGAAGCAGAACCCAAGTGCAAATTACACTACCATGGGACATTATAATATGGACCACTCTGTGTCTCCCTTTATGAGAAAGG GAATCTCGGGAGACTGGAAAAACAAGTTCACTGTGTCCCAGTGTGAGATGTTTGAAGAAGATTATGAAAGGAAAATGAAGGGATCCACGCTGAAATTCCGATCAGAGATCTAA